The Sphingomonas sp. NBWT7 nucleotide sequence GGGTCGATCGGATCGGGGTCATTGGAACGCGCCCGATCACGAGGGTAATAGTCGATCTTCCACATGATCCGCTCGCCGGCCACGGTCAGGACCGCGCAGTCATGCTCGCCATGCGGGTCATTATCTGGCGTGAAGGCATCGAAAATGCGGACTGCGCGGATGACGGCTTCCTTGGCCGTGATCGGCATGACCGCGACTTTGCGCGATAGATAGGTCCACCCGTCATCGCCGGTGAACCGGAAATGGTCATTGAGGCGGGCGATGGTCGCCCGCCTCGTTTCTCCACGCATCAGGCCGCTGCCTTCTTCGCCTTCGGCTTGAAGTTCGCCTTGCGCTCCGCGATCGCGGCCGTGAGCTGCGGGTCGAGTTCGCCGGCATTGATAGCTTCGATGATCGAGCAGATGATCGCCGGCACTTCGGCAAGGTTCTGGACCTCCACCGCGTTCATGCCCTTCGCAAATTCCAGCGGCTTTGCACCATAGCGCAGTTGGAAGAACAGCTTGCCGCCGGCATCGGTGAACCAGCCCTTCCGCACATGGCGCGGCGCATCGACGCGCACCTTCTCGCCCGCATCGTTGGTGCGGGTCACACGCCGGGTCGAGCTGAACGGCGTGCCGGCGATTTCGGCCTCCGCCAACGCCTTCTGCTCGGCCAGATAGCCTAGCAGCTTCGCACGGAAGCCCTGTTCGGAGGTAGCGGGGTTGGCCGGGGCGGCTGCGGCCAGCTTCAGGGATTTGAGGATCGACATATCGGGCTCCTGTCTGGTTTCGGACAGGCCGAGCCGTAATGTCGCTATTCGTGAGAGCGACCGAAGATTGGCGTTAATGCCCAGAAATTCAGCCAAAAATAATTCCGCCACCATGACCACGGTTTTCAGTGCGGTGAGGGATGGTGGCGGATGTTTGTCGTTTCCTTATGTCGCTGCCAGTCTTGGCTCTCGTATATCACTCTTCTTTATCGTCTTCTTTTCCGTATGAACTTCCATATCATCTGGTGATATTGATCACTGCGGGTCCGTTACCGGAACCCGCTCGGACAGGGTGGCCTCATCAAGCCTTGGACCTCGACGTTGCGACGGTCCCCCCATCAGGCAGCGATGTTGAGTTTCTTCTCCTTGTGCGGCGGGGTGAGCAGGCGGTCGCTAGTCTCAGGTCGCAGCGCCTTGGTGACATAGCGAGCCGCGCCTTCGGAATGGTGGACCGGCTGGATGTCGAGATTGCCCGCTTCAACCAGCTTCTTCCAGATGCCGGGAGCAATCTCCGTAAAACGCGCTTTCTGTTCCTGCGTCATGCGAAACAGCGCGTGGACGTGAATGTTCGTATCGGGCTTCTCGATGGTCGCAATATAGGCCGTGCGTTCATCAGGACGGCGATTGTAAGAACGTCCCAAAAGCTTGTGGTCGAGGTGCGCGTGAAACGCCTCGAAAGTGCGCTGCGCCTCGTCCATGCTGATCCAGCGATTGAAGGCAAAGGTGACAAACAGATCGGGGTTGAAATCGGTCATCCAGCGGACACATTCCGCTCGGTATTTTTCCGCCCGCGTCAAGGGCGCTGGTGTGGCTTGTGCCATCTTGTTCTCCTTGCAGTCGACGACGTTAGCCGCCGCGTATTTTTATTTATCATCTGCCGATCGTCGGCCCGTAGTCCAGGATGGCAGCCGATAAATACTCGGACGCTAGCGACGGAGGCTGTGCCTATGATACTTGATGAGATCTACCTATTCCTAAAATCTGCCGGCCGCGTGAAGACACATGCCGCTTTTTCGGTGCAATATCTTGGACATTCCGCCCGCTACTATGATTACCTACGCTGCGCCGGTGCTGCGCCAAGCCTGCAATCTCTTATCAAGCTCGCGACGCATTTAAGTGATATCGCCCACGAGACGGGCGATGATTTGAACGAAAGCCCCGCCGGCCAACTCGCGAAACGT carries:
- a CDS encoding DUF3768 domain-containing protein produces the protein MRGETRRATIARLNDHFRFTGDDGWTYLSRKVAVMPITAKEAVIRAVRIFDAFTPDNDPHGEHDCAVLTVAGERIMWKIDYYPRDRARSNDPDPIDPATTLRVMTIMLAEEY
- a CDS encoding DUF6626 family protein; protein product: MILDEIYLFLKSAGRVKTHAAFSVQYLGHSARYYDYLRCAGAAPSLQSLIKLATHLSDIAHETGDDLNESPAGQLAKRVMSRALMRCR